The following are from one region of the Fusarium verticillioides 7600 chromosome 1, whole genome shotgun sequence genome:
- a CDS encoding TDG/mug DNA glycosylase, giving the protein MTRSKAVQEITFQDPVGDDDDKEEQENASSPPEPATFKGRLQMSDFMFKSNEPSSSQTSPIRRSPRSTTSITSTSTSSASAAKTKRTKERDAEDIEKEIRPRKKRARQASGYAPPSTYAHLNGLPDAIGSNLLVLFIGLNPGIQTARTGHAYAHPSNLFWKLLYSSGLTPRLCTPTEDRQLPELYSMGFTNIVARPSRNGSELSRQEMDEGVEILHEKCRKYRPESVCVVGKSIWESIWRVRHGKPVGKAFKYGWQDESENMGVIEGEWDGSKVFVSSSTSGLAATLSPAEKERIWAEIGTWAQKRRAERELEAKEESK; this is encoded by the coding sequence ATGACGAGAAGCAAAGCTGTTCAAGAGATCACCTTTCAGGATCCTGTaggcgacgatgatgacaaagaGGAGCAGGAAAACGCAAGCTCGCCTCCTGAACCAGCAACCTTCAAGGGACGTCTTCAGATGAGTGACTTCATGTTCAAATCAAACGAACCTTCAAGTAGCCAAACTTCCCCTATACGAAGATCCCCGAGATCCACAACTTCCATCActtcgacctcgacctcatcCGCTTCAGCCGCCAAAACGAAGCGGACCAAAGAgcgagatgcagaagataTAGAGAAAGAAATTAGaccaaggaaaaagagagcACGTCAGGCCTCTGGATATGCGCCTCCCTCAACATACGCACATCTCAATGGCCTGCCAGATGCCATCGGCTCGAATCTTCTagttctcttcatcggtctAAACCCTGGTATACAGACAGCACGAACAGGCCATGCATATGCTCATCCTTCAAACCTGTTTTGGAAACTCCTCTACTCAAGTGGCCTCACACCGCGTCTCTGTACTCCAACCGAAGATCGTCAACTCCCTGAACTGTACTCCATGGGATTTACCAACATTGTCGCCCGACCCAGTCGCAATGGTTCTGAGCTTAGCAGGCaggagatggatgagggGGTTGAAATTCTTCACGAAAAGTGTCGCAAATACCGTCCCGAGTCTGTATGTGTAGTGGGTAAGAGTATCTGGGAGAGTATTTGGCGCGTAAGACATGGCAAACCTGTGGGAAAGGCCTTCAAGTATGGCTGGCAGGACGAATCTGAGAACATGGGTGTGATCGAGGGCGAATGGGACGGATCTAAAGTGTTTGTGTCGAGCAGCACAAGTGGTCTTGCTGCTACGTTATCGCCAGCTGAAAAAGAACGTATATGGGCAGAAATTGGAACATGGGCTCAGAAACGGCGAGCCGAGAGGGAGCTTGAGGCAAAAGAAGAGAGCAAATAA
- a CDS encoding lysyl-tRNA synthetase, class II, translated as MMPVQCLRRASRPLMQSISQTTSTRCSHALGCANYSRTLRGSQSVASGRSLATSAARNQDGLDGYSSFKQQRRIELWAEKESEDPLFQETHPRLIHRAERKTVPDFHEAFRDVLDDSKYVSVCGRVRSKRVVGKNLVFLDIVNEFERLQVMLNRSKCMVEEEARGLKFAMLRNLIEVGDHISVVGVPVRTKAGELTLEAKTLPELLSPTMEQIPEKLTDPKTRMQERHVDMLVNRQAIDVLRLRAEITKHMRDYFHSRKFLEFQTPILAENAGGAVARPFVTRATEFKDRDLALRIAPELWLKRLVIGGVDKVFEIGPSFRNEGVDATHNPEFTMCEFYSAYSNLEDLINQTEEILCSLAQHSQDLISTQLTSLPSIDMKQFVRPFKRVEFVPALQEALGLRLPKLSSPDALPELLAILKIAGIKVPGDVPTSLAKLLDRLAAVYLEPMSFIEPILIMNHPACMSPLAKSFLCPRTYQLVSARAELFIGGRELANMYEEENDPEEQKRKLLDHRNLVNKDDGSIAIEHNEMPEGEAAVEEALDEPFEDEDGDAAPLDQSYIKALDYGLPPTGGWGCGVERMVMLFSGANRISDCLSFGTIRNVVGLSSAEESKTSSEEDKGLEQDKQSGSKSS; from the exons atgatgcctGTACAATGCTTGCGACGGGCCAGTCGGCCTTTGATGCAGTCGATCTCCCAAACCACAAGTACTCGTTGTTCACATGCGCTCGGCTGTGCCAATTACTCAAGGACATTACGGGGCTCACAAAGCGTTGCATCTGGAAGGTCCCTAGCTACTTCGGCTGCTAGAAACCAAGATGGCCTGGACGGATACTCGTCTTTCAAGCAACAGCGCCGAATTGAGCTCTGGGCGGAGAAAGAGAGCGAGGATCCTCTATTCCAAGAGACACACCCTCGCCTCATCCACCGTGCAGAGCGCAAGACGGTACCCGATTTTCATGAAGCTTTTCGAGATGTCCTTGATGATTCCAAGTACGTCAGCGTTTGTGGCCGAGTTCGATCCAAGCGCGTCGTCGGAAAGAATCTTGTCTTTCTCGACATCGTGAATGAATTTGAGCGTCTACAGGTTATGCTCAACCGGTCAAAGTGCAtggtagaagaggaggcaagGGGTTTGAAGTTCGCAATGTTGAGAAATTTAATAGAAGTGGGCGACCACATAT CTGTCGTTGGTGTTCCGGTTCGTACTAAAGCCGGCGAGCTCACCTTGGAGGCCAAGACTTTGCCTGAACTTCTGTCTCCTACCATGGAGCAGATCCCAGAGAAACTCACCGATCCCAAGACCAGAATGCAAGAACGTCATGTTGATATGTTGGTGAACCGACAAGCAATTGATGTCCTCCGACTGCGCGCCGAGATCACCAAGCACATGCGTGATTACTTTCACTCAAGAAAATTCCTCGAGTTCCAGACACCGATTCTTGCTGAAAACGCTGGCGGTGCGGTGGCCCGCCCCTTTGTCACGAGAGCCACGGAGTTCAAGGATAGAGATCTCGCCTTACGCATCGCCCCAGAATTATGGCTCAAGCGCCTCGTTATTGGAGGCGTTGACAAGGTCTTTGAGATTGGACCTTCGTTCCGTAACGAGGGTGTTGACGCGACACACAACCCTGAGTTTACTATGTGCGAGTTCTACAGCGCCTACAGTAACCTGGAGGACTTGATCAACCAGACCGAAGAGATACTCTGCAGTCTTGCACAACACTCCCAGGACCTCATCTCTACCCAACTCACATCTCTGCCTTCCATCGATATGAAACAGTTCGTGCGACCTTTCAAAAGGGTCGAATTCGTTCCCGCACTTCAAGAAGCCCTTGGGCTTCGTCTGCCCAAGCTCTCATCTCCAGATGCTCTACCCGAACTCTTGGCTATCCTAAAGATTGCTGGTATCAAGGTGCCAGGTGATGTGCCTACCTCGCTGGCCAAGCTGCTGGATCGTCTGGCTGCCGTTTACCTGGAACCCATGTCATTCATCGAGCCTATCCTAATCATGAACCATCCCGCCTGCATGTCACCTCTTGCGAAGAGCTTCCTTTGCCCACGGACTTATCAGTTAGTATCCGCCCGTGCAGAACTCTTCATTGGTGGTCGTGAGTTGGCAAACATGTACGAAGAGGAAAACGACCCCGAAGAGCAGAAGCGTAAGCTACTCGACCACCGaaacctcgtcaacaaggaCGACGGTAGCATTGCCATTGAACATAATGAGATGCCTGAAGGCGAAGCAGCTGTCGAGGAAGCTCTGGATGAGCCTtttgaggacgaggacggCGACGCTGCTCCCCTCGATCAAAGCTATATTAAGGCTCTCGACTATGGCCTACCTCCTACTGGCGGCTGGGGATGTGGTGTTGAGCGTATGGTTATGCTGTTTTCTGGTGCCAACCGCATCAGTGACTGTCTAAGCTTTGGTACCATAAGAAATGTTGTTGGGCTTTCATCAGCAGAGGAAAGCAAGACAAGTTCCGAGGAAGATAAGGGGCTCGAGCAAGACAAGCAGTCGGGTTCCAAAAGCTCATAA
- a CDS encoding actin-like protein 4 has protein sequence MAQQPLPTSMQPTDIYGGDEVSALVLDPGYCYTRAGFAGEDVPKSILPSFYGHTTGDSPKDMFGDECLIPRPDFEVRNYMNKDSVVEDWDVAARIWENMLVKRLQPERQTPPSKNGLNDDPKAEGQDGEGDVAMDDADAAESAEKPLGENPLLITEAPWNTPKAREKAIEIIMENWGCPAFWLSRTPVLAAFAAGKATSLVIDVGGANTSVTAIHDGMVLKRSIQKSPVGGIWLSSQIRNLFESSEPKVELTPTFMIENKTPVDALAPPSVRLRHFPFQINDSFRAYEEERVLTEFKESVVEIWRGPGRYSVSGNEDYVKTQPGRVFEMPDGYNQMWREQRFRVTEGMFDETVGYNSSDSEQLTKAQTIPELIRSALNAVDVDLRGNLLANVVVTGSTSLINGFNDRLNNELMAMYPGLKIKIHAAGLTSERRFGAWIGGSILASLGTFHQMWISRKEYEENGPNVVEKRCK, from the exons ATGGCCCAACAGCCCCTTCCCACGTCTATGCAACCCACTGACATCTATGGAGGAG ATGAGGTTTCTGCCCTCGTTCTTGATCCTGGATACTGCTATACTCGAGCTGGATTTGCCGGCGAAGATGTTCCTAAATCCATCCTCCCATCGTTTTACGGCCACACAACCGGCGACAGCCCTAAAGACATGTTTGGTGATGAATGCCTCATCCCTCGCCCCGACTTCGAAGTCCGCAACTACATGAATAAGGATAGTGTGGTGGAGGATTGGGATGTCGCTGCTCGAATTTGGGAAAACATGCTTGTTAAGCGCTTGCAACCCGAACGACAAACACCTCCCTCGAAGAACGGTCTAAACGACGACCCCAAGGCAGAAGGCCAGGATGGAGAGGGCGATGTGGCCATGGACGACGCCGATGCTGCCGAATCTGCCGAGAAGCCGTTGGGCGAAAATCCCCTCTTGATTACAGAGGCTCCCTGGAATACACCCAAGGCTCGTGAGAAGGCTAttgagatcatcatggagaacTGGGGGTGCCCTGCCTTCTGGCTGAGTCGCACTCCCGTGTTGGCAGCATTCGCCGCTGGCAAAGCTACCTCACTAGTTATTGACGTGGGCGGTGCCAACACCTCGGTCACAGCTATTCACGACGGCATGGTGCTGAAGCGATCTATCCAGAAGTCTCCTGTTGGTGGCATCTGGCTCTCTTCGCAGATCCGAAATCTTTTTGAATCTTCAGAGCCCAAGGTCGAGCTGACACCCACCTTCATGATCGAGAACAAGACACCTGTCGACGCCCTGGCACCTCCTTCAGTCCGACTACGACACTTCCCCTTCCAGATTAACGATTCATTCCGCGCATATGAGGAAGAGCGTGTGTTGACGGAATTCAAGGAGTCAGTAGTAGAAATCTGGCGAGGCCCCGGTCGTTACAGTGTTTCCGGCAATGAGGATTATGTTAAGACGCAACCCGGCCGGGTGTTCGAGATGCCAGACGGTTATAACCAGATGTGGCGCGAGCAGCGGTTCAGAGTGACAGAGGGCATGTTTGACGAGACCGTCGGATACAATAGCTCCGACTCTGAGCAACTCACCAAAGCGCAAACCATCCCCGAGCTTATCCGCTCTGCTTTGAACGCGGTTGACGTCGATCTTCGAGGCAACCTCTTGGCTAACGTCGTCGTAACTGGCAGCACCAGTCTGATCAACGGATTCAACGACCGCCTGAACAAcgagttgatggcgatgtaTCCTgggctcaagatcaagattcATGCGGCAGGCCTCACGAGTGAGCGACGCTTCGGTGCCTGGATCGGCGGTAGCATTCTCGCTAGTTTGGGCACTTTCCACCAGATGTGGATTTCGCGAAAGGAGTACGAGGAGAATGGACCtaatgttgttgagaagcgaTGCAAGTAA